From the genome of Cryptococcus depauperatus CBS 7841 chromosome 1, complete sequence, one region includes:
- a CDS encoding 50S ribosomal protein L4, protein MKRATRLIAVAFQSRPILPTPFPAYRPFTGPGIALLSLRFASTTTSSTAQAEPQAEDLPTNVSFEGISEEADEEIERALLQRDAELDTWFPTSSGRYEPVLLPISSLTSSTPTLPSDSDIVIALPPDVFAQPIRKDILHRCVVWYLSQLRSGTKMTKSRSTVNYSGRKLIPQKGTGKARAGDASSGVRRGGAPIHPIYPKNWAQLLPRKIRELGMRISLSTKLESGLLRVVQDLNEAGWNGTNEAKRALADAWIYPRSEEDSKSTAEDVSVVNQNTVQAEEKVNEEQGTVIDSAPIEVKPALIPRFGSAKDLSILFLYSPFKPEADVTEFIRVVRNIPGVEVLSADEAHVYDILKYRWLVMEGGAVDWFTGDVLGADDFGFEQSVEDGNSEKSIIA, encoded by the exons ATGAAACGAGCGACTCGTTTAATCGCAGTTGCATTCCAATCTCGCCCAATTCTACCAACTCCTTTTCCTGCTTATCGTCCATTTACGGGACCAGGTATCGCCCTTCTATCACTCAGATTCGCATCCACCACCACATCATCTACCGCCCAAGCTGAACCACAGGCTGAAGATTTACCAACAAATGTGTCTTTTGAAGGGATATCAGAGGaggctgatgaagagatagaaCGTGCTTTGCTTCAAAGAGATG CCGAACTCGATACATGGTTTCCTACCAGTTCTGGCAGATATGAACCAgtccttcttccaatatCCTCTCTTACCTCATCCACACCTACGCTTCCCTCTGATTCAGACATCGTCATTGCTCTTCCCCCCGATGTGTTTGCCCAGCCTATCCGAAAAGATATCCTACATCGTTGTGTTGTTTGGTATCTTTCCCAACTTCGAAGT GGGACAAAGATGACCAAGTCTCGCTCTACAGTCAACTACTCTGGCCGTAAACTCATCCCGCAAAAGGGTACCGGTAAGGCGCGAGCTGGTGATGCTTCGTCCGGCGTTCGACGGGGAGGCGCCCCTATCCATCCCATTTATCCAAAAAATTGGGCGCAATTACTCCCCCGCAAGATCCGAGAACTTGGAATGCGCATCTCGCTATCTACAAAACTCGAATCCGGTTTATTGCGGGTGGTTCAAGATTTGAACGAAGCTGGGTGGAATGGGACTAATGAGGCAAAGAGAGCTTTGGCGGATGCTTGGATATATCCTCGAAGCGAGGAAGATTCCAAATCCACGGCCGAGGATGTGTCGGTTGTCAACCAGAACACAGTACAAGCAGAGGAAAAAGTGAATGAAGAGCAAGGTACCGTTATTGACTCTGCCCCAATCGAAGTTAAACCTGCCTTGATACCACGATTCGGTTCTGCCAAGGACCTTTccatccttttcctctacTCTCCCTTCAAACCTGAAGCCGATGTTACAGAATTTATCCGTGTCGTTCGCAACATACCAGGCGTTGAAGTCTTGTCTGCAGATGAGGCACATGTGTATGACATCCTCAAGTACAGGTGGCTTGTAATGGAAGGAGGCGCTGTAGACTGGTTCACGGGCGATGTGTTGGGAGCAGATGACTTTGGGTTTGAGCAGAGCGTTGAAGATGGTAATAGTGAGAAATCAATTATTGCTTAA
- a CDS encoding 40S ribosomal protein S16, with translation MYKKDKPGTIVYIGHKLITPNAIAENSPVVEAVCKVSLLNGRMVKSLYRKKKMSSVQTFGKKKTATAVAHVTPGRGLIRLNGSPIHLVEPVVLRYKVYEPVLVVGPERLANLDIRLRVKGGGHVSQLYALRQAIAKGIVAFYAKNEDAASAIELKKTLVAYDRTLLVADPRRMEPKKFGGRGARARRQKSYR, from the exons aTGTACAAAAAGGACAAGCCAGGAACAATCGTCTACATCGGACATAAACTTATAACACCGAATGCTATTGCCGAAAATAGTCCCGTCGTGGAGGCGGTCTGCAAGGTTTCTTTGTTGAATGGACGGATGGTCAAGTCTTTATACcgcaagaagaaaatgtcCTCTGTGCAGACATTTGGCAAAAAAAAG ACTGCCACCGCTGTGGCCCACGTCACTCCCGGTCGAGGTCTCATCCGACTCAACGGTTCCCCTATCCACCTTGTCGAGCC TGTTGTTCTCCGATACAAGGTTTATGAGCCTGTTCTTGTTGTCGGCCCTGAGCGACTTGCCAACCTCGATATCCGTCTCCGAGTCAAGGGTGGTGGTCATGTTTCTCAGCTTTATGCTCTCCGACAGGCAATCGCCAAGGGCATTGTTGC TTTCTATGCCAAGAATGAGGACGCCGCTTCCGCCATcgagttgaagaagactcTTGTTGCTTACGACCGTACTCTCCTCGTTGCTGACCCTAGAAGGATGGAGCCCAAGAAATTTGGTGGCCGTGGTGCTCGTGCCAGGAGGCAAAAG TCTTACCGATAA
- a CDS encoding tubulin alpha-1A chain has product MREVISVHVGQAGVQIGNACWELYTLEHGLSPDGRLMEGSPSASDDGFSTFFSETGSGKHVPRSLYVDLEPNVIDEVRTGTYRSLFHPETMITGKEDAANNYARGHYTIGKDLVDSVLEQIRRLADNCSGLQGFFVFHSFGGGTGSGFGALLMERLSMDYGKKSKLEFSVYPAPKMSTSVVEPYNSVLTTHTTLEHSDCSFMVDNEAIYDICRRNLGITSPSFTNLNRLIAQVVSSVTASLRFDGDLNVDLNEFQTNLVPFPRIHFPLATYAPVISAEKAFHESNSVYEMTISSFESNNQMVKCDPRQGKYMACCMLYRGDVVPKDVNAAVANIRTKRTIQFVDWCPTGFKIGICNEPPALVPGGDLAKVSRSLCMLSNTTSIATAWARLDNKFDLLYSKRAFVHWYVGEGMEEGEFSEAREDLAALEKDYEEVGQDSLEVEEEGEY; this is encoded by the exons ATGCGTGAGGTTATTAGT GTCCACGTCGGTCAAGCCG GTGTCCAAATTGGTAATGCCTGTTGGGAATTGTACACGCTCGAACATGGGCTCAGC CCTGATGGTCGGCTCATGGAGGGCTCTCCTTCCGCGAGCGATGATGGAttttccacctttttctcaGAGACTGGCTCTGGAAAACATGTCCCTAGATCCCTCTAT GTCGACCTCGAGCCCAATGTGATTGATGAGGTACGAACAGGTACTTACAGAAGTCTTTTCCACCCCGAGACAATGATTACTGGCAAAGAGGATGCTGCCAACAACT ACGCCCGTGGTCACTACACGATTGGCAAAGACCTTGTTGACAGTGTTCTTGAACAAATTCGTCGTTTGGCCGATAACTGTTCTGGTCTCCAGGGATTCTTTGTCTTCCACTCTTTCGGTGGCGGCACCGGTTCCGGTTTCGGTGCTCTTTTGATGGAGAGGTTGTCTATGGATTATGGCAAAAAGTCCAAGCTCGAATTCTCTGTGTACCCCGCCCCCAAAATGTCTACCTCTGTCGTGGAGCCTTACAACTCTGTTCTCACTACTCATACTACTCTCGAGCACTCTGATTGTTCCTTCATGGTTGACAATGAGGC TATTTACGACATTTGTCGACGAAACTTGGGCATtacttctccatctttcacCAACCTCAACCGACTGATTGCTCAAGTTGTCTCTTCCGTCACTGCCTCTCTTCGATTCGACGGTGACCTCAACGTTGACTTGAACGAGTTCCAGACTAACTTGGTCCC CTTCCCTCGTATTCACTTCCCTCTTGCGACATATGCTCCCGTTATTTCTGCTGAAAAAGCGTTCCACGAGTCCAATTCCGTGTATGAGATGACCATATCATCTTTCGAGTCCAATAATCAGATGGTCAAGTGCGACCCTCGACAGGGCAAATACATGGCTTGTTGTATGCTTTACCGAGGCGATGTCGTGCCGAAGGATGTCAATGCTGCCGTTGCCAACATTCGAACCAAGAGAACTATTCAATTTGTCGACTGGTGTCCTACCGGTTTCAAAATTGGTATTTGCAACGAGCCTCCTGCTCTTGTTCCTGGTGGCGATCTTGCCAAGGTTTCTCGATCCTTGTGTATGCTCTCCAACACAACATCTATTGCTACTGCCTGGGCTCGTCTCGACAACAAATTCGACTTGCTTTACTCTAAGCGGGCGTTTGTTCACTGG TATGTTGGTGAAGGTatggaagaaggtgaaTTCTCTGAAGCCCGTGAGGACTTGGCCGCTCTTGAGAAAGATTATGAGGAGGTTGGTCAAGACTCCCTTGAAGTGGAGGAGGAGGGCGAGTATTAG